TGGTGATCCAAGATTGCACTTCAATGGTACTACTGATATAGAAGACACCAACAAGAGTTTAGTTTAATAGTGTAATAATAAAGGGAAAAAGTCGTCAACAAATGTAATACATCttcatttacaataacaaaGCCAAATAATAGAGGTAAGAGGTTggtaatagattaaaaataatatgaataatttgaTGAGATAGGTTAATAAAATTAGCAAGTGATGTAATTTACtccaaaaatcaataaaatgaacAAGTCTTTAGCTCTGAATAGGATTTAGTAGGATGTTATTTACGatgaaaaaaatcaacaacaaaCAAGGATTATGATGGCTTACCTGTATACCAGCTAAAGCGtttccataaatattattgtgcTCAATCAAACCGCGTCCTTCCCCAAATATATACACTCCGCCTTGATGGCCATTGTATATTTCATTGCGCCTAATCGTAGGGTTACTATTGGACGTGATCCAGACTCCAGCAAAATTGTTAGAGTGTATTTTGTTATCTATAAACTGGCCTAGGCCTGACTCGTGGACGTATATGCCGCCTGTCTGACCGTGGTGGATCTCGCAGTGGACTACGGTGGGATTTGCGCCGGCTTTCACTTCGAAACCAGCAATTCTGTTGTTGTGGATGTCGTTTGCTTCGAAATAGCcctgcaaatattttatgactagTATTAGTctcttaatacataataataaaaaagattataagtatgctaaattgtaaatgtatgaTACGATGTATGTATAATgcagattataattttttaataaaattttataattaaaaatcgtaCTATAGATAAATTATCCCAAAACGTAAAAAAAGTACTAGTATAAACAATGTGATAATCAACAAAGACTATTACCACCTGAACACGAAAGTGTGGTGGTGTGACAGTCACAccaaataatatctatatatctatactaatatataaagctgaagagtttgtttgtttgaacgcgctaatctcaggaactactggtccaaattgaaaaattctttttgtgttgaatagacctttcatcgaggaaggcttaagggtataaaccatcacgctcataatagaagctaagatataatggaaagtgtgaaaaaaaccgggcaggtatacctaaatcataacttatatcttctacgtctaagtcgcgggcaacagctagtttggtTATATAACTACTCCTAATGACTTTCACCCCACATATTATGGTATGGTATAATTAGGAAGTATGGATAACAAAGAGGAAGGCTTTGCAAGGAGATCAAGGGGTCACACACAAAATAGTTGTTTCAGACTTACCAAGCCATTTTCAAAGGTGAATATACCGACATCCCTGCCGTGGTGTATGTGGTTCCTGCGCATGATGGGGTTGGCGAAGTTCTTGACCCAGATGCCGGCGAGCGCGTTCCGTGAGATCTCGTTGTCCTGGTAGGCGCCCTGCGCGTAGTCCGTCACGTACAGCCCCACGTTCTCGCAGTCGCTGATGTCGCAGTGCTTGATCACAGGGttcgcgcccgcgccgctcacACACACCGCCGCGCCCACTAGCCAGATTTAATGACATTTAGATTTATGGTTTAAGTATCATgtatcacttttttattatgtagaCATTAAAGgacatagaataaaaatatcttggcTGTGCAAAACATATGTTTCAAATTAACTACAGAGGCTAGATTTGACAAAATCATGGAGTTTGGTTATATTCATTTTTGAAGGTAACAGAGCGAAACTATTATACACTCAAAAACAAAGGATTGGTTTAtagtttttacacaaaattatgtCAATCACGAATCCTATAAGTAAAGTGTGTGAAACATAATTTGCCAAGAACCTCGATAAGGATAGTATGTTTTTTATAGTTGAGGTGACTAACAATAAGGTAGGCTTATAACTTACATTGTATTCAAAACAACATATGCAAGTGGTATAGAGTTATGTTCATTATGATAACTTTAAAATagacactattttctattctgATAGAGATTTTAACCATCTTATTTGGCTACAAAAAAGGCACTTGATGTCCTCATATTCCACATTCTAGccaagcttgtattatgagtactagacagctGAGAGAGAGAGacatacttgtatttttttaatatcatacatttacaaaacaaattacatccagacacagaacaaatggtcatgctcatcacacaaacatttgtcctgcgtgggaatcgaactcacgacctccggtgtggcagtcagggtcactaaccactagaccgacCGGCCAGACAATAGATATTGTAACTTACCGACACTAGCACTTCGTATGATGCAGTGGTCTACGGTGGGCGAGCAGTTGTCGGATACCTCGAGGCAGTAGTGCTTGTGGTGTTGCATAGTGCTGGTCGCGTCGGGAGAGAACTTGAGCGTCATGTGACCTGCGTACGCGCGGTTCGCGCCTTCCGCAAACGTTAACGTCGACTCCGCCTCACGCTCCAATACAACTGACTCTGCTACATTGCCAGCAGCACAACCTGTagatgttattgtaaataagtGTTTGTAGGTTTAGAGTGTATTATATGGGTTGCTTACCATGATATGAGATCATGACGGCATGAGCGGCTGTGTGTTGTTGATGGCTTTTGACCATGTCATTCGTCCAAATCATGTTTTGGATTGATTTTTGGCTTATGTGTGGAGTAAGTAAGTAAATGCTATGCTGTAGTTGCGTTATATTTAACATGCATTATATTAACgagatttagaaatatatacatTGACTTAACTAAACACTGACTACAAACATATAGATTAAAACAGCCAAGGGGGGATTGCCAATTATTTTAAGCTGTCAAGGTTAACAGCAATGTCATATCAGGACTCTGAATAtagtttctgtttttctttaatgaatACTAAGCAAAGCTCTGAGAATCATGCATAAAAAGTCAGGCTAGAAGAATGTGATCTCAGTGTTATGTAATGTTTGAGTGTTATGTAGTGTGTCCCAGACCTATGAGCTGCACGTCGGTGTCGATGGCGAGGCACTCCTCCTGGTAGAGGCCGGCGTGCACGAACAGCAGCGCGGGCGcgtgcggcggcgcgcggcggcagGCGCAGGCGGGCGCGCCGCACGCGCAGGCcccccccgccgccgccgccgccgcgcccgcgcccgccgtgCCGCGCTCCTCCACGTACTCCAGGGCCGCCTGACCAGAGCGCGCATTATCAGTACGAACTTATCAACGTTTCCGATATCTTGACCATCAAAGTAGATCAAATCTAAACATGAAAACGATGCACAAATAGCCGCGGCTCAAACTACAAACCAATGGCACTTACTTTAGCTAACTTCCCGTTTACAAGTGAGCATGGGACAAATATTAGCCcagtcaattattatttttaatgtatggCAAAGACCCAGTACTTAGCTGGGTGAAATGTCAACAAGATATTCAACTCACCCTGATTGTGTTAAAGTGTTTGATGCGTGAATCCTTCTTAGGACGGTAATTGGGCCGCACGTGAATGCCGTAGTATAGCTGCCTAAAGCTTTCTTTCCAAGGATTGTCCGCGTCGCACTCGTCCGGAGCAACAAACTCAAACTGACATGGTGCAGGGTGCATCAGTGGCATATCATATTCAAACACTGATTGATATAAACTTTTCCTgcagaaaataaatagaaatgttCATTAATTTTCTGTGCACAACATAAACTACATAACTAATTAATTGcctaaacataattttacagtGTTAAAATGACTAGCAACATTGTTGctagagtattttatttattatacatagatatattCCTCAGAGGCTCAGAGAACATAAAGTGATATACATCTGTAATTTGCAGTATATTGAATTACTTAatacaacttttatatttaaaatgatattagtGATTTTACCATAATTCAGTATCATTTGCAATAGTGTTAAATCTCTTGCAGACTTGCGCGACGCGACAGAGATCCCGTTCCGTGAGGTGTGAGAGGATACACAGCAACACTTCATCAGGCAGCTCGTACTGCAGGTACTGTGATACATTGCACACATCCACTCCTTGAGACAGTGACCTGTGTGAGGACAATTTTAGTTTAAGagtaaacaaatcaattttaaagatataagaacaaattttaagatataatatCATGGCAAATTATTGCAATGCCCTCTAGCAAGaagtttgtaattatgttttaaaataattactgagAAATACTAAGTATTACAAAACATACTTATGAGTTACAAATACATCAGTTTTAATATGCTTATTCCTGACTTAATAATAGGTTTCATGTCAGTAGTAAGAACTTGAAAGGACAATGTATACTGCGAAAGATTAAGTTGGCTTACAAGCAGTAGAGTATACTAACGTTCTGGGCCTCTTTCTGGCAGGTAGAGAGCAGGTGCCAGAAGGCCCAGGTTCGTGGTAGGCTGGCGGCGACTTGCGGCGCAGGTCGTAGGGGCTGTGGTGGCCGGGCGTGGAAGCGGGCGCGGCCGCGGGCACGGGcggggcgccgccgccgccgctgccgctcGCGCCCGCGCACGCCGCCGTCGCCGCCATCGCGCTGCCCGTCACGTTGTTGGGGCACGGCACTGACTCACATGGCTCGCCTGCAACATCAATAACACACATTACTATTAACTATTGCACTTGTATTACACATATTGCATTCAAAATCAATGACTCAGTCTCTTAACTGACTTTTTGGTAAGaaagaataaaagattttacaatCGATTTGTTGGTAAAACAGTGTAACTAACAAACCATTaccaagtttttattaaatatcactgatgaaatattaaaataaaaaaatatttaaacagtattctatataaaacaaattattaaacaaaagtgTTGATAAACCTGGTTACACATATTACATTAAAAGAAGAAtctgtttacaaacaaaacacttatCAGCCCATGTTTTTATggtattgataaataaatttaaaataacataacctttttatttgtaaacaatagtgagataattacctaattagtgataaatatttctttggAATGTAAAATATGGTACTTTAAAACAGGTTTTTAGTGTTAAACAAGTATTACCAGTATCATGTTTCCGCTTAGCCTATACACATGCAATGCTAtgtgaaaataactttattgtgATATATTAATGAGTAATCAAGATTCAATAGTAGTAACTGGCAAATATCTTTTAATAGTTCATCAAAGATAGTAAGTTTCtctaataatatgtataagtattttgATAGCATCCTCTTTAGCGTGACATACTAGTGTTAATGTTTATACATCCTCC
The Trichoplusia ni isolate ovarian cell line Hi5 chromosome 23, tn1, whole genome shotgun sequence DNA segment above includes these coding regions:
- the LOC113504938 gene encoding F-box only protein 11-like; this encodes MPSASFSSSRSYVRRSRRKGGHRIPLPSRTQSSEPCESVPCPNNVTGSAMAATAACAGASGSGGGGAPPVPAAAPASTPGHHSPYDLRRKSPPAYHEPGPSGTCSLPARKRPRTSLSQGVDVCNVSQYLQYELPDEVLLCILSHLTERDLCRVAQVCKRFNTIANDTELWKSLYQSVFEYDMPLMHPAPCQFEFVAPDECDADNPWKESFRQLYYGIHVRPNYRPKKDSRIKHFNTIRAALEYVEERGTAGAGAAAAAAGGACACGAPACACRRAPPHAPALLFVHAGLYQEECLAIDTDVQLIGCAAGNVAESVVLEREAESTLTFAEGANRAYAGHMTLKFSPDATSTMQHHKHYCLEVSDNCSPTVDHCIIRSASVVGAAVCVSGAGANPVIKHCDISDCENVGLYVTDYAQGAYQDNEISRNALAGIWVKNFANPIMRRNHIHHGRDVGIFTFENGLGYFEANDIHNNRIAGFEVKAGANPTVVHCEIHHGQTGGIYVHESGLGQFIDNKIHSNNFAGVWITSNSNPTIRRNEIYNGHQGGVYIFGEGRGLIEHNNIYGNALAGIQIRTNSDPIVRHNKIHHGQHGGIYVHEKGQGLIEENEVYANTLAGVWITTGSTPVLRRNRIHSGKQVGVYFYDNGHGKLEDNDIFNHLYSGVQIRTGSNPVIRGNKIWGGQNGGVLVYNGGLGLLEQNEIFDNAMAGVWIKTDSNPTLKRNKIFDGRDGGICIFNGGKGVLEENDIFRNAQAGVLISTQSHPVLRRNRIFDGLAAGVEITNNATATLEHNQIFNNRFGGLCLASGVSPLVRGNKIFSNQDAVEKAVGGGQCLYKISSYTSFPMHDFYRCQTCNTTDRNAICVNCIKTCHSGHDVEFIRHDRFFCDCGAGTLSNQCQLQGEPTQDTDTLYDSAAPMESHTLMVN